A genome region from Stenotrophomonas maltophilia includes the following:
- the nuoF gene encoding NADH-quinone oxidoreductase subunit NuoF, whose amino-acid sequence MAHHHESKGPVGPAPLPHQVVYTTLHYDTPWSYESYLKTGGYAALRKILEEKIPPEQVIEMVKASGLRGRGGAGFPTGLKWSFMPKGNMQKYILCNSDESEPGTCKDRDILRYNPHSVVEGMAIACYATGSTVGYNYLRGEFHHEPFEHFEQALADAYANGWLGKNVMGSGVDIDIYGALGAGAYICGEETALMESLEGKKGQPRYKPPFPANFGLYGKPSTINNTETYGSVPAIIRNGPEWFKGLSLTANGGPKCFSVSGCVQNGGNFEVPLGTKFHDLLEMAGGLRPGRTLKGAIPGGVSMPVLTAAELKDLPMDYDTIRALGSGLGSGAIVVLDDSVCCVKFACRISQFFHKESCGQCTPCREGTGWMHRVLERIVAGKATMEDLHQLKAVAGQIEGHTICAFGEAAAWPIQGFLRQFWDEFEYYIVNGHSMVDGKKVEAAAA is encoded by the coding sequence ATGGCACATCACCACGAATCCAAGGGTCCGGTCGGCCCCGCGCCGCTGCCGCACCAGGTGGTCTACACCACCCTGCATTACGACACCCCGTGGTCGTACGAAAGCTACCTCAAGACCGGTGGCTACGCCGCCCTGCGCAAGATCCTCGAAGAGAAGATCCCGCCGGAGCAGGTCATCGAGATGGTCAAGGCCTCGGGCCTGCGTGGCCGCGGTGGCGCTGGCTTCCCGACCGGCCTGAAGTGGTCCTTCATGCCCAAGGGCAACATGCAGAAGTACATCCTCTGCAACTCGGACGAATCCGAGCCGGGCACCTGCAAGGACCGTGACATCCTGCGCTACAACCCGCATTCGGTGGTGGAAGGCATGGCGATCGCCTGCTACGCCACCGGTTCGACCGTGGGCTACAACTACCTGCGCGGTGAGTTCCACCACGAGCCGTTCGAGCACTTCGAGCAGGCCCTGGCCGACGCTTATGCGAACGGCTGGCTGGGCAAGAACGTGATGGGCTCGGGCGTGGACATCGACATCTACGGTGCGCTGGGCGCCGGCGCATACATCTGCGGCGAAGAAACCGCGCTGATGGAATCGCTGGAAGGCAAGAAGGGCCAGCCGCGCTACAAGCCGCCGTTCCCGGCCAACTTCGGCCTGTACGGCAAGCCGTCGACGATCAACAACACCGAAACCTACGGTTCGGTGCCGGCGATCATCCGCAACGGTCCGGAGTGGTTCAAGGGCCTGAGCCTGACCGCCAACGGCGGCCCGAAGTGCTTCTCGGTGTCCGGCTGCGTGCAGAACGGCGGCAACTTCGAAGTGCCGCTCGGCACCAAATTCCACGATCTGCTGGAAATGGCCGGTGGCCTGCGTCCGGGCCGTACCCTGAAGGGCGCGATCCCGGGCGGTGTGTCGATGCCGGTGCTGACCGCGGCCGAGCTGAAGGACCTGCCGATGGACTACGACACCATCCGTGCACTGGGCTCCGGCCTGGGTTCGGGTGCGATCGTGGTGCTCGACGACAGCGTCTGCTGCGTCAAGTTCGCCTGCCGCATCAGCCAGTTCTTCCACAAGGAATCCTGTGGCCAGTGCACCCCGTGCCGTGAAGGTACCGGCTGGATGCACCGCGTGCTGGAGCGCATCGTCGCCGGCAAGGCCACGATGGAAGACCTGCACCAGCTGAAGGCAGTGGCCGGCCAGATCGAAGGCCACACCATCTGTGCGTTCGGCGAAGCGGCTGCATGGCCCATCCAGGGCTTCCTGCGCCAGTTCTGGGACGAGTTCGAGTACTACATCGTCAACGGTCATTCGATGGTTGACGGCAAGAAGGTGGAGGCAGCCGCTGCATGA